The following coding sequences are from one Mycolicibacterium aichiense window:
- a CDS encoding MCE family protein encodes MTTRRRSRTLAVIASCAVATLSGCGFNGLNSLPLPGAVGRSPDANVYHIQFANVGTLEPNSPVMIDDVVVGSVRQMTFSNWHIDVEVSVKPDVVVPANAEASVGQTSLLGSMHIALDPPLGQPPTGRLNPGATVQLDKTSTYPSTEQTLASLAAVVNGGGLGQIGDVIHNFAAALSGHEGDIRDLLTRLNTFVDTLDRQRDNIIASIQALNRLAGTFAEQRDLITTALNKIPPALDVLIRERPRLTTALDKLRTFSTTATGLVNDTQANLVKNLHNLQPTLQALADVGPDLDNALVFGSVFPFGQDLIKRGVRGDYMNFFGQIDLTVPRLKRSLLLGTRWEDQKAQLVPAPGEPYWQKYTYDPLGLPIAPPPPGGPLGPVPGNPPTPGLNALPPGVVLPVSPPPPVASAEPAQPGTPPVFAGPYGPADATPAPGDR; translated from the coding sequence ATGACCACTCGCCGACGCAGCCGCACGCTAGCGGTCATCGCCAGCTGTGCAGTAGCGACGCTGTCCGGCTGCGGATTCAACGGCCTCAATTCCCTACCATTGCCCGGTGCCGTCGGACGAAGCCCCGACGCCAACGTCTACCACATTCAATTCGCCAATGTCGGTACCCTGGAACCGAATTCGCCGGTAATGATCGATGACGTCGTCGTCGGCAGCGTCCGACAGATGACCTTCTCCAACTGGCACATCGACGTCGAAGTGTCGGTGAAGCCGGACGTTGTCGTTCCGGCCAACGCCGAAGCCAGCGTCGGCCAAACCAGCCTGCTCGGCTCGATGCACATCGCGCTCGACCCCCCGCTCGGCCAACCGCCCACCGGAAGGCTCAATCCCGGAGCGACCGTTCAACTCGACAAAACCTCGACCTACCCGTCGACCGAACAGACCCTGGCGTCGCTAGCCGCCGTCGTCAACGGCGGGGGACTGGGCCAAATCGGCGACGTCATCCACAACTTCGCCGCCGCCCTATCCGGCCACGAAGGCGACATCCGGGATCTGCTGACCCGCCTGAACACGTTCGTCGACACACTGGATCGCCAGCGCGACAACATCATTGCCTCCATCCAAGCTCTCAACCGACTGGCGGGGACCTTTGCCGAACAACGCGACCTCATCACCACCGCGCTGAACAAGATCCCGCCGGCACTGGACGTGCTGATCCGCGAACGTCCCCGCCTCACCACGGCACTGGACAAACTGCGCACCTTCAGCACCACCGCAACCGGATTGGTCAACGACACCCAGGCGAACCTGGTCAAAAACCTGCACAACCTGCAACCCACCTTGCAAGCGCTCGCCGATGTGGGGCCAGACCTCGACAACGCCCTGGTATTCGGCTCGGTGTTCCCCTTCGGACAAGACCTCATCAAGCGCGGTGTCCGGGGTGACTACATGAACTTCTTCGGCCAAATCGACCTGACCGTGCCCCGGCTCAAACGCTCACTACTGCTGGGCACCCGGTGGGAAGATCAGAAAGCCCAGCTCGTACCTGCCCCCGGGGAACCGTATTGGCAGAAGTACACCTACGACCCACTGGGCCTACCGATCGCGCCGCCGCCCCCGGGTGGGCCGCTCGGCCCGGTACCGGGAAACCCGCCGACACCCGGGCTGAATGCACTGCCACCCGGCGTTGTACTCCCGGTCAGCCCACCACCGCCTGTTGCCTCCGCCGAACCCGCGCAACCAGGCACACCACCGGTCTTCGCCGGACCTTACGGCCCCGCCGACGCGACCCCCGCACCCGGAGACCGCTGA